In Amyelois transitella isolate CPQ chromosome 13, ilAmyTran1.1, whole genome shotgun sequence, a genomic segment contains:
- the LOC106132880 gene encoding glycoprotein-N-acetylgalactosamine 3-beta-galactosyltransferase 1 — protein MDADEDYDDNDSQEYDEYRNRRDHWILIDYDTNLLPPPPAVYGIDYLIHINKGEDRTVADVIAAKVNVFCVVKTVAGRHEFRARRVKETWGKRCDKLLFLSTAPDEYLPAVTLSTEEDKLWDREREGFEYIYQYHVDKADWFLMIDDNTYVIMENLKYMLLSHFSSEAVYFGCALEDIQEKRLAFDPGYVLSKTAIEKLAKRSHLCNSTSDLLIVVLGECVRTLDIKAVDSRDSVGRGRLIPFKPPELKMASDGASDYAISFHNVTHSYLNLMEFFVYHLRPFGIVANYTLPESV, from the exons ATGGATGCGGACGAAGATTACGATGATAACGACTCACAAG agtaCGACGAATACAGAAACAGGCGTGATCACTGGATTTTGATTGATTACGACACGAATTTGTTGCCGCCGCCGCCGGCCGTGTACGGCATTgatt ATTTAATCCACATTAACAAAGGTGAGGACAGGACAGTGGCCGATGTCATAGCTGCAAAAGTTAACGTATTCTGCGTGGTGAAGACAGTGGCCGGTCGGCATGAGTTCAGGGCGCGGCGTGTGAAAGAAACCTGGGGCAAGAGGTGTGACAAGCTGCTGTTCTTGAGCACGGCGCCAG ATGAATATCTTCCAGCTGTCACCCTTAGCACGGAGGAGGACAAGCTTTGGGACAGAGAAAGGGAGGGATTCGAATACATATACCAATATCATGTTGACAAAGCAGACTGGTTCCTCATGATAGACGATAACAC atacGTTATAATGGAAAATCTGAAATACATGTTATTGAGCCACTTCAGTTCAGAGGCAGTATATTTCGGCTGCGCACTTGAAGATATACAAGAGAAG AGGCTAGCATTTGATCCGGGATACGTTTTAAGCAAAACTGCAATAGAGAAACTAGCCAAGAGATCACATCTATGCAATTCTACATCAGATTTACTAATCGTTGttttgg gtgaATGTGTCCGAACATTAGACATTAAAGCGGTTGATTCTCGTGACTCCGTGGGTCGTGGTCGGTTAATTCCTTTCAAACCACCAGAATTGAAAAtg GCTTCCGATGGCGCCTCAGACTACGCAATATCATTCCACAACGTGACCCACAGTTACCTTAACTTGATGGAATTCTTCGTGTATCATCTAAGACCCTTTGGAATTGTCGCCAATTATACACTACCAGAgtcagtttaa